Proteins encoded by one window of Chondromyces crocatus:
- a CDS encoding PAAR domain-containing protein, with translation MPPAARITDMHTCPKVDPGPKPHVGGPVLSGDVSVLIGYRPAARVGDKLICIGPPDTISAGEPTVVIGNKDAARRGDPTDHGGKVVMGCMTVNIGSSAQAETLRTDEPFCEECERRKQEREAARKNRES, from the coding sequence ATGCCTCCTGCAGCGCGCATCACCGACATGCACACCTGCCCCAAGGTCGATCCTGGCCCGAAGCCGCACGTCGGCGGGCCGGTGCTGAGCGGGGACGTGTCCGTGCTCATCGGCTACCGGCCAGCGGCGCGGGTGGGCGACAAGCTGATCTGCATCGGGCCGCCGGACACGATCTCGGCGGGTGAGCCGACGGTGGTGATCGGGAACAAGGACGCGGCGCGGCGCGGTGACCCGACCGACCACGGGGGCAAGGTGGTGATGGGCTGCATGACGGTGAACATCGGGTCGTCGGCGCAGGCCGAGACGCTGCGCACCGACGAGCCGTTCTGCGAGGAGTGCGAGCGGCGGAAGCAAGAGCGCGAGGCCGCCCGGAAGAACAGGGAGAGCTGA
- a CDS encoding DUF2169 family type VI secretion system accessory protein, with product MEVVSGCALPAASLMWQPRASTWVLTFFCKATFHLQAGESPLADDQEPIHVEDSYWDDDPARSLYAATDLTPHKPRTDVILVGSAFAPQAQPVRSLYARLIVGDLDKSIEVFLDRALSPDGMILEGQRFTRMALSYERAAGGGPDSVNPVGLRADARDPYGRLKLPNLQPPGQMGNPGDMAPIGFGPISPGWAPRRSKLGRYAASWTPHTVRSAPLPEDLDRSFFNAAPRDQQLNGLSEDVRIVLENLHPQIPRLVTNLPGVRPRAVLEGRGGHHALAMRVDTLWIDTDRQLCTLTWSGQLALERPDEPGRITLNADNLPATPSTMRQAGTPQERAPSSHTFVGTVDDDEENGPETQTGATAGGATPFGPGRRATFVPGVPGNVVDPKSALPFAAPSAPAREEERRTPAGGGGLPFMNPSATSGGALTPWPQPAPSAPAPRPSSPGWPAAVPTPVPQAAPSQPVTVPPLAPPPQAAPLPPMPPPPVPSPMPSPMPVIQPSGTSDSAWSSGIGRGDQPPARSIGEAAVAAAAPPPPVRVDGNGWAFGASTAAAATGASALLAGKQREERPTMSSTSGAAAVRPAARMDSREILHLIWYQPDSVARICRVPVWRAILDELEQEPSDDALDDPAPTKDPIEIEDRRDIFEILAHGASQDADQLGDELQGAVRPGGKFVPPLLLLAGDLVFPFDERETLKAAIAVATSVAGADEGLKTNLREAREFLSTPDLLCPPQVFDGHTNRIREAFQRARRGVSADYLDTQMERALLEGRHYQRRQVLGMVAIRAYLLSSTGNGARPAPVYLPEDLARKLPLFQRFRTRLIVELYQQEDQYEQHAAALKALVLGRVTLPPDRR from the coding sequence ATGGAGGTCGTCTCCGGCTGCGCTCTGCCTGCCGCTTCGTTGATGTGGCAACCCCGGGCATCCACCTGGGTCCTCACCTTCTTTTGCAAGGCCACCTTTCATCTGCAGGCGGGCGAGTCTCCGCTGGCCGACGATCAGGAGCCGATCCACGTCGAGGACAGCTACTGGGACGATGACCCGGCACGCAGCCTGTACGCCGCCACGGACCTGACGCCGCACAAGCCGCGCACCGACGTGATCCTGGTGGGCTCCGCGTTCGCGCCACAAGCGCAGCCGGTGCGCTCGCTCTATGCGCGGCTCATCGTCGGGGATCTCGACAAGTCCATCGAGGTGTTCCTCGACCGCGCGCTGTCGCCGGACGGGATGATCCTCGAAGGGCAGCGGTTCACGCGCATGGCGTTGAGCTACGAGCGCGCCGCGGGAGGTGGACCCGACAGCGTGAACCCGGTGGGCCTGCGCGCGGACGCCCGGGATCCCTACGGGCGGCTCAAGCTCCCGAACCTGCAACCACCGGGGCAGATGGGCAACCCAGGGGACATGGCGCCGATCGGGTTCGGTCCGATCTCGCCAGGGTGGGCACCGCGCCGCAGCAAACTCGGGCGGTACGCCGCGAGCTGGACGCCGCACACCGTCCGCAGTGCGCCGCTGCCCGAGGATCTGGACCGCTCGTTCTTCAACGCGGCGCCGCGCGATCAGCAGCTCAACGGGCTGAGCGAAGACGTGCGCATCGTGCTCGAGAACCTGCACCCGCAGATCCCCCGGCTCGTGACCAACCTCCCTGGTGTCCGCCCGCGCGCCGTGCTCGAGGGGCGGGGCGGCCATCACGCGCTCGCGATGCGCGTCGACACGCTGTGGATCGACACCGATCGTCAGCTCTGCACGCTGACGTGGAGCGGTCAGCTCGCGCTGGAGAGGCCGGACGAGCCAGGTCGGATCACCCTCAACGCGGACAACCTGCCCGCGACACCGAGCACGATGCGCCAGGCGGGCACGCCCCAGGAGCGAGCGCCGTCGTCGCACACGTTCGTGGGGACCGTCGACGACGACGAGGAGAACGGGCCGGAGACGCAGACGGGGGCGACCGCCGGGGGAGCGACCCCGTTCGGGCCGGGCCGGCGAGCGACGTTCGTTCCAGGGGTGCCGGGGAACGTCGTCGACCCGAAATCCGCGCTGCCCTTCGCTGCGCCGAGCGCCCCGGCGCGCGAGGAGGAGCGCCGCACGCCTGCGGGTGGAGGGGGACTCCCCTTCATGAACCCCTCGGCCACCTCCGGCGGTGCGCTGACCCCGTGGCCGCAACCCGCGCCCTCGGCGCCTGCACCGCGCCCGTCCTCCCCTGGGTGGCCTGCGGCGGTCCCGACGCCCGTGCCCCAGGCCGCGCCGAGTCAGCCCGTCACCGTGCCTCCGCTGGCCCCGCCGCCCCAGGCCGCACCGCTCCCTCCGATGCCGCCACCGCCCGTCCCATCCCCGATGCCGTCCCCGATGCCGGTGATCCAGCCTTCGGGCACGAGCGACAGCGCGTGGTCGTCGGGCATCGGGCGCGGGGATCAGCCGCCGGCGCGCTCCATCGGCGAGGCAGCCGTCGCCGCGGCGGCGCCACCTCCGCCGGTGCGCGTGGACGGCAACGGCTGGGCATTCGGCGCCTCGACGGCCGCAGCGGCCACCGGGGCATCCGCTCTCCTGGCCGGCAAGCAGCGCGAGGAGCGGCCCACGATGTCGTCGACGTCGGGTGCCGCCGCGGTCCGCCCCGCAGCGCGGATGGACTCCCGCGAGATCCTCCACCTGATCTGGTACCAGCCCGACAGCGTCGCGCGCATCTGTCGCGTCCCGGTGTGGCGCGCGATCCTCGACGAGCTGGAGCAAGAGCCCTCCGACGACGCGCTCGACGACCCGGCACCGACGAAGGACCCGATCGAGATCGAGGACCGCCGCGACATCTTCGAGATCCTCGCCCACGGCGCCTCGCAGGACGCCGATCAGCTCGGCGACGAGCTTCAGGGAGCCGTGCGCCCGGGGGGCAAGTTCGTCCCTCCGCTGCTCTTGCTCGCGGGCGATCTCGTCTTCCCCTTCGACGAGCGCGAGACCCTCAAGGCAGCGATCGCCGTGGCCACCTCGGTCGCAGGAGCGGACGAGGGGCTGAAAACGAACCTCCGCGAGGCGCGCGAGTTCCTTTCGACGCCGGATCTCCTCTGCCCACCGCAGGTGTTCGACGGGCACACGAACCGCATCCGCGAGGCGTTCCAGCGGGCACGCCGCGGCGTGTCGGCCGACTACCTCGACACCCAGATGGAGCGGGCGCTCCTCGAAGGCCGCCACTACCAGCGGCGGCAGGTGCTGGGGATGGTCGCGATCCGCGCCTACTTGCTCAGCAGCACGGGCAACGGAGCCCGGCCGGCGCCGGTCTACCTGCCGGAGGATCTCGCCCGCAAGCTCCCGCTCTTCCAGCGCTTCAGGACCCGGCTCATCGTCGAGCTGTACCAGCAGGAAGATCAGTACGAGCAGCACGCCGCAGCGCTGAAGGCACTGGTGCTCGGCCGGGTGACGCTCCCGCCGGATCGTCGGTAG
- a CDS encoding T6SS phospholipase effector Tle1-like catalytic domain-containing protein gives MSAAERAIDNMTKAQAMPRIAPSGTAECPVGRVRIGVFFDGTNNSKQRDENVDARNPGTAENAPTNVVKLFQVYKTEGTVLKPIYHHGVGTDSHANGEGSSNTAYDWRGNAFGGGGKARVLWGLKQLEDFYSNNNNHLAKEKQYDTYGFSRGAAIARDFVNSVKTIGINNLQKRNGWKYRTVGRVVIREPAYEHHKGIVPTFLGVFDTVASFGLGGLDIGNDLAGYNLFVDHTYVERTVHMAAEDEIRSNFPLSSLFMDPADKNGFWASTRRAYQEPQDYKATMIELFYPGAHSDVGGGYIITPAIPAKPARTEYRAGPRGMPYKVTIPAEPYVPPKQPELALIPLRDMYKASKRAEVPLNNLTVSVPGDLEGWYNEYDGYRAGRPYAIGKQYIQMFPSKEYRTMYYDERDKLPAMINLKIHYIHDSRWGHDKFLGRKQRTVLYMGPQPKK, from the coding sequence ATGAGCGCGGCCGAGCGGGCGATCGACAACATGACGAAGGCGCAGGCGATGCCGCGCATCGCGCCGAGCGGGACGGCCGAGTGCCCGGTGGGGCGCGTGCGCATCGGCGTCTTCTTCGACGGAACGAACAACAGCAAGCAGCGCGACGAGAACGTCGACGCGCGCAACCCGGGAACGGCGGAGAACGCGCCGACCAACGTGGTGAAGCTGTTCCAGGTCTACAAGACCGAGGGGACGGTGCTGAAGCCCATCTACCACCACGGCGTCGGGACCGACTCGCACGCGAACGGGGAGGGGTCGTCGAACACCGCATACGACTGGCGCGGCAACGCCTTCGGTGGTGGCGGCAAGGCGCGCGTGCTGTGGGGGCTGAAGCAGCTGGAAGACTTCTACAGCAACAACAACAATCACCTCGCGAAGGAGAAGCAGTACGACACGTACGGCTTCAGCCGCGGGGCTGCGATCGCACGCGACTTCGTGAACAGCGTGAAGACGATCGGGATCAACAACCTGCAGAAGCGCAACGGCTGGAAGTACAGGACCGTGGGCCGGGTGGTGATCCGCGAGCCCGCCTACGAGCACCACAAAGGGATCGTGCCGACATTCCTCGGGGTGTTCGACACGGTGGCGTCGTTCGGGCTCGGCGGTCTGGACATCGGTAACGATCTCGCCGGTTATAACCTGTTCGTCGATCACACCTACGTGGAGCGTACGGTGCACATGGCGGCCGAGGACGAGATCCGCAGCAACTTCCCGCTGTCGTCGCTGTTCATGGATCCGGCCGACAAGAACGGCTTCTGGGCGTCGACGCGCAGGGCTTACCAGGAGCCGCAGGACTACAAGGCGACGATGATCGAGCTGTTCTACCCGGGCGCACACAGCGACGTGGGTGGCGGCTACATCATCACGCCGGCGATCCCGGCGAAGCCGGCGCGCACGGAGTACCGGGCGGGGCCGCGGGGCATGCCTTACAAGGTGACCATCCCGGCGGAGCCGTACGTACCGCCGAAGCAGCCGGAGCTGGCGCTCATCCCCCTGCGCGACATGTACAAGGCCAGCAAGCGCGCCGAGGTGCCGCTCAACAACCTCACGGTGTCGGTGCCGGGAGATCTCGAGGGTTGGTACAACGAGTACGACGGCTACCGCGCCGGCAGGCCGTACGCGATCGGCAAGCAGTACATCCAGATGTTCCCGTCGAAGGAGTACCGCACGATGTACTACGACGAGCGCGACAAGCTGCCGGCCATGATCAATCTCAAGATCCATTACATCCACGACTCGCGCTGGGGGCACGACAAGTTCCTCGGGCGCAAGCAGCGGACGGTGCTCTACATGGGCCCGCAGCCGAAGAAGTAG
- a CDS encoding penicillin-insensitive murein endopeptidase translates to MYRLSGSVGQGGQNAHDDVLLVQKQLNKNAHIVAEIGRVPEDGNLDDLTQRAIIAFQRRIVRLSSPDGRVDPHGRTWRTLLGEVPHATTVAFSQLSVENENLYLYVNPDRVWGTPSTIQSLRTLAASLREEGIEIGIGDISFAQGGHMPPHGSHRRGTDVDIRPQRADGARSPVQITDPNYSRERTRRVVEELQKDPNLKLILFNDSEITGVRYYKGHHNHLHVRFES, encoded by the coding sequence ATGTATCGTCTCAGTGGTTCGGTCGGACAAGGCGGGCAGAACGCGCACGACGATGTGCTGCTCGTCCAGAAGCAGCTCAACAAGAACGCGCACATCGTCGCGGAGATCGGGCGGGTGCCGGAGGACGGCAACCTCGACGACCTCACGCAGCGCGCGATCATCGCCTTCCAGCGGCGGATCGTGCGCCTGTCGTCACCGGATGGGCGCGTGGATCCGCACGGGCGGACGTGGCGGACGCTTCTCGGCGAGGTGCCGCACGCGACGACGGTGGCGTTCTCGCAGCTCTCCGTGGAGAACGAGAACCTGTACCTCTACGTGAACCCGGATCGGGTGTGGGGGACGCCGTCGACCATCCAGTCGCTGCGCACGCTGGCGGCGTCGCTGCGGGAAGAGGGGATCGAGATCGGGATCGGCGACATCAGCTTCGCGCAGGGCGGGCACATGCCGCCGCACGGCTCGCACCGGCGCGGGACCGATGTCGACATCCGGCCGCAGCGCGCGGACGGGGCGCGGTCGCCCGTGCAGATCACCGATCCGAACTACAGCCGCGAGAGGACGCGGCGCGTGGTCGAGGAGCTGCAGAAGGACCCGAACCTGAAGCTGATCCTGTTCAACGACTCCGAGATCACCGGGGTGCGCTACTACAAGGGGCACCACAACCACCTGCACGTGCGCTTCGAGAGCTGA
- a CDS encoding type VI secretion system Vgr family protein translates to MSFLELSFECGESSLSVIRFSIHQAVSTPYAVSVWARSENPDVALDAIVGQPASLRLTAGYAGVAGGGSRAWNGVCSYIEQTHGERRENKVLSTYYLRILPTLWILEQQRDHRIFQHMSIPDIVDKLLDEWAVPRKWHIDRGKYPKLEFKVLYGESHFAFVSRLLEEAGIAYTFPDDDSGSGALFLSDALHQGKRRPGDPVPYAEDPNEAAEREFVSRVQLVREVRPGAYTIRDYDFRKPSYELFGEAPRAGAPESSYEQYHYLPGGFFVEGAAGGNTPVADDKGVARHEQPHGKDRATRALESARADRGGVAFQSNLNDLEPGVIFRVEHHPHPDLGRELLVTDMVLEGTAEGEWEVLGHAVFADVPFRPPLITPRPLVLGVQTVTVVGPKGVDKLDEEIHVDEFGRVRVQFPWDRYGSDDDNSSCWIRVNEGWGGKGYGWLNLPRVGQEVMVTFIEGDPDRPVVVGRLYNATHPVPYKLPDYKTVSTWKSDSAPSSNGFNEIKFDDEKGDELVYMQAEKNKRKLVKNDEILTVGHDRDKLVIANEIETVDGNRLQVTREERHAMIGSVHHTLIKGNKRQLIRLDEFELNEKNRWLLVEKDQDVVVRGARRERDEWDLAVHVKGNRREQVGQTRSLMVYQKYQIKVAKTFAREAGKELHALSPVVTNEAPDVTVKGPGGFLRIDGAGVVISGRKVDINVSGSAGHGHGSHPKEPALAVEAKSKTGVIRELDKLKAHGVSDALKKQFEIKDKVAAPDNVRMLELFKLAVSGDVTTPPGGTVLWSGGGGLAGLVAGQYAAQKTNGGSPAARLEMTPGGDTLANTAGKDPWALSNPAWKTISRRLAQQAKGEVNVVVSRVPVSETAILREEVKVLAANPEVTGINVLLMKSDPNGPYTDEKGATYDLVPVPMSAVLGTAPPPAPPPPPPSVPPVQTSQEGA, encoded by the coding sequence ATGTCGTTTCTAGAGCTCAGCTTTGAGTGCGGGGAGTCATCGCTCTCCGTGATCCGCTTCTCGATCCACCAGGCCGTCTCGACGCCCTACGCCGTCTCGGTGTGGGCGCGCTCCGAGAACCCCGACGTGGCGCTGGACGCGATCGTGGGCCAGCCGGCGAGCTTGCGGCTCACGGCAGGCTACGCGGGCGTGGCGGGTGGTGGCAGCCGGGCGTGGAACGGCGTCTGCAGTTACATCGAGCAGACGCACGGCGAGCGCCGCGAGAACAAGGTCCTGTCCACGTACTACCTGCGGATCCTGCCGACGCTGTGGATCCTGGAGCAGCAGCGGGACCACCGGATCTTCCAGCACATGTCGATCCCCGACATCGTCGACAAGCTGCTCGACGAGTGGGCGGTGCCGCGCAAGTGGCACATCGATCGAGGGAAGTACCCGAAGCTCGAGTTCAAGGTGCTCTACGGCGAGAGCCACTTCGCCTTCGTGAGCCGGCTGCTGGAGGAGGCGGGCATCGCCTACACCTTCCCCGACGACGACAGCGGCAGCGGCGCTCTGTTCCTGAGCGATGCCCTGCACCAGGGGAAGAGGCGGCCAGGGGATCCCGTCCCCTACGCAGAGGATCCCAACGAGGCGGCGGAGCGCGAGTTCGTGTCCCGCGTGCAGCTCGTGCGCGAGGTGCGGCCAGGCGCTTACACCATCCGGGATTACGACTTCCGCAAGCCCAGCTACGAGCTGTTCGGCGAGGCGCCGCGCGCAGGCGCGCCCGAGTCGAGCTACGAGCAGTACCACTACCTGCCGGGTGGGTTCTTCGTCGAGGGCGCCGCCGGTGGGAACACGCCGGTCGCCGACGACAAGGGCGTGGCGCGGCACGAGCAACCTCACGGGAAGGATCGCGCGACGCGGGCACTGGAGAGCGCGCGCGCCGACCGGGGTGGCGTGGCGTTCCAGAGCAACCTGAACGACCTGGAGCCCGGCGTGATCTTCCGCGTCGAGCACCACCCGCACCCGGATCTGGGGCGAGAGCTCCTGGTCACGGACATGGTGCTGGAGGGGACGGCAGAAGGAGAGTGGGAGGTCCTCGGGCACGCGGTGTTCGCCGACGTCCCGTTCCGGCCGCCGCTGATCACGCCGCGCCCGCTGGTGCTCGGCGTGCAGACCGTGACGGTGGTCGGGCCGAAGGGCGTGGACAAGCTGGATGAGGAGATCCACGTCGACGAGTTCGGGCGCGTGCGCGTGCAGTTCCCCTGGGATCGCTACGGCTCCGACGACGACAACAGCTCGTGCTGGATCCGCGTGAACGAGGGGTGGGGCGGCAAGGGCTACGGCTGGCTGAACCTGCCGCGCGTGGGGCAAGAGGTGATGGTCACCTTCATCGAAGGCGACCCCGATCGTCCGGTGGTGGTGGGCCGGCTGTACAACGCGACGCACCCGGTGCCCTACAAACTGCCGGACTACAAGACCGTCAGCACATGGAAGAGCGACTCGGCGCCCTCGTCGAACGGCTTCAACGAGATCAAGTTCGACGACGAGAAGGGCGACGAGCTGGTCTACATGCAGGCCGAGAAGAACAAGCGGAAGCTCGTGAAGAACGACGAGATCCTCACCGTGGGCCACGACCGGGACAAGCTGGTCATCGCCAACGAGATCGAGACCGTCGACGGCAACCGGCTGCAGGTCACGCGCGAGGAGCGGCACGCGATGATCGGCTCGGTGCACCACACGCTGATCAAGGGGAACAAGCGGCAGCTCATCCGGCTCGACGAGTTCGAGCTGAACGAGAAGAACCGCTGGCTCCTCGTGGAGAAGGACCAGGACGTGGTGGTCCGAGGGGCGCGGCGCGAGCGCGACGAGTGGGATCTCGCCGTGCACGTGAAGGGCAACCGGCGAGAGCAGGTGGGCCAGACGCGCTCGCTGATGGTCTACCAGAAGTACCAGATCAAGGTGGCGAAGACGTTCGCGCGCGAGGCAGGCAAGGAGCTGCACGCGCTGAGCCCGGTGGTGACGAACGAGGCCCCCGACGTGACGGTGAAGGGGCCCGGGGGCTTCCTGCGCATCGACGGCGCGGGGGTGGTCATCTCCGGGCGCAAGGTCGACATCAACGTGAGCGGTTCGGCGGGGCACGGGCATGGCTCGCACCCGAAGGAGCCGGCGCTGGCGGTCGAGGCGAAGTCGAAGACGGGCGTCATCCGCGAGCTGGACAAGCTGAAGGCGCACGGGGTGTCGGACGCGCTGAAGAAGCAGTTCGAGATCAAGGACAAGGTCGCGGCGCCCGACAACGTGCGGATGCTGGAGCTGTTCAAGCTCGCCGTGAGCGGTGACGTGACGACGCCGCCCGGAGGGACGGTGCTCTGGTCCGGGGGCGGCGGGCTCGCCGGGCTGGTGGCGGGACAGTACGCCGCGCAGAAGACGAATGGAGGGAGCCCGGCGGCACGTCTGGAGATGACGCCGGGCGGTGACACGCTGGCGAACACCGCAGGGAAGGACCCGTGGGCGCTGTCGAACCCGGCCTGGAAGACGATCTCGCGCCGTCTGGCGCAGCAGGCGAAGGGCGAGGTGAACGTGGTGGTCTCCCGGGTGCCGGTGAGCGAGACGGCCATCCTCCGTGAAGAGGTGAAGGTGCTGGCGGCGAACCCGGAGGTGACCGGGATCAACGTCTTGCTGATGAAGTCGGACCCGAACGGTCCGTACACGGACGAGAAGGGCGCCACGTATGATCTCGTCCCCGTGCCGATGAGCGCCGTCCTCGGGACCGCGCCGCCCCCGGCACCGCCGCCGCCGCCGCCGTCCGTGCCGCCGGTGCAGACCTCGCAGGAGGGCGCATGA
- a CDS encoding DUF4123 domain-containing protein: MQRAILAVRYGPLDGKKAILEPGERLRVGRKARADLAIPDDQMSGVHFELTWDGARCRMRDLRSSAGTLLGGERVEAGEVQNGAWIRAGGTDFMVHLEAATPPPTDDDAYLDDAEPDEVEPLAALWLSQNRASRQAAREARAARSEAALQALQKVEGNLYAVLDAARSERILVLLRESVETYRSLYEGIDGESMEHVAPHLVELPRGSKLLGRLVREGWEQRWGIFVETSRSVRSFKELRRHLRRFLMIADADTRKKFYFRFYDPGVLREFLPITTPKQRSELFGQQVGAFLMEDAHGGLARFDAEVG; encoded by the coding sequence GTGCAGCGGGCGATCCTCGCGGTGCGCTACGGTCCCCTCGACGGGAAGAAGGCGATCCTGGAGCCAGGTGAGCGGCTGCGCGTGGGGCGCAAGGCGCGGGCCGACCTGGCGATCCCCGATGACCAGATGTCGGGCGTGCACTTCGAGCTGACCTGGGACGGCGCGCGCTGCCGGATGCGCGATCTGCGCAGCTCGGCGGGGACGCTGCTCGGCGGTGAGCGGGTCGAGGCGGGCGAGGTGCAGAACGGGGCGTGGATCCGGGCCGGGGGCACGGACTTCATGGTGCACCTGGAGGCGGCGACGCCACCGCCGACCGACGACGACGCCTACCTGGACGATGCGGAGCCCGACGAGGTGGAGCCGCTGGCGGCGCTGTGGCTGAGCCAGAACCGCGCGTCACGGCAGGCGGCGCGGGAGGCGCGCGCGGCGCGGAGCGAGGCGGCGCTGCAGGCGCTGCAGAAGGTGGAAGGGAACCTGTACGCGGTGCTCGACGCGGCGCGCTCGGAGCGGATCCTGGTGCTCTTGCGGGAGTCGGTGGAGACGTACCGCTCGCTGTACGAGGGGATCGACGGTGAGTCGATGGAGCACGTGGCGCCGCACCTGGTGGAGCTGCCGCGGGGCTCGAAGCTGCTCGGGCGGCTGGTGCGCGAGGGGTGGGAGCAGCGCTGGGGGATCTTCGTGGAGACGTCGCGGTCGGTGCGGTCGTTCAAGGAGCTGCGGCGGCACCTGCGCAGGTTCTTGATGATCGCCGACGCGGATACGCGGAAGAAGTTCTACTTCCGCTTCTACGACCCGGGGGTGCTGCGGGAGTTCTTGCCGATCACGACGCCGAAGCAGCGGTCGGAGCTGTTCGGGCAGCAGGTGGGCGCGTTCCTGATGGAAGACGCGCACGGTGGGCTGGCTCGGTTCGACGCGGAGGTGGGCTGA